The genomic segment cagggACGCGGCGTTAAACCGACACTCGGGTCTGCTCCGCGTGTGACAGTCGGCGCGAGTTCGGGAGTTGAACTGGGACTGTGTCGAAAGGAGCCGCCTGTTGGTAAATGCCCTCTCCTCCAACAGTTCAACCGCAGACTTCAGCCGTcgacggacggacggacagacggaTCTTACCTCGTCCTCTTGTTCGtttttgaaacacaaacacgccGCTCTTCTCTTGAAGCCTTCGCCGTCGTACGTCCTGGTCTGGTTGGGCTTAAACTTCATCATATATGTTCCCAATCGTCGAGTGCGAGGGGAAacgtccaaaaaaaaaaaaaaaaaaaaaatgtcgggAGTAGAGAAAATCTGGCTTCCACCAAACGCTGCGGAAAGTGGCTTCGGCGGGAGACGGCAGGGGCTGCGTATCTCCCACAATATCCCCGACTCAGCTTCTTCAGGCGGTCCCAGTCGAAAGGTGTGCCCTCGGCCCATCCATTCCTGTGCTACGAGACAGTGTCAGGTTGCATCTGGTCGCACACCGCTCCTACCATGGCGATTCAGTGCCGCCGTCAACACGCACgactcccaaaaaaaaaaaaaaaaaaaaaaaaaactctcgcTCACAATCTGTGGTCGCGGGGCTGCGACCAGCTGACCCGAGAGCTCAGCTCCCGAGTTACGGCGGAGGCCGATGTTCGCCGTAGACGAGGCGATCGATCGATGAGAGCCGAACCCCCCGGGCCCGAAGTGTCTTCGCACGGCCGGCAGCCGCACGCGGCGGGATGAGCGCTGGAAAACGCCGCGTGCGTTAGCGACGCCTCGCTCCGTGCGGCTGGCTGCTGCTTTCAGGTGCCGCCCTAGAGGTCTCCAACACCGGACCACTGTGCCTTTCACCGGGATACTAACAAATCAGGCCATTTGAGACTAtgatcgatttttttttttttttaatcgtcaACTTTCTAGCAAACACCTCcatcccgtttttttttttttttttaaacagtatatAAGCCATGTAACAGCATTAACCCTCCCATTTCCCTCATTACTCTCCACTTTAACATCCTGTCACACGTATAGAAATGTGGTCATTCTTAATGAGGAGGTGGGGGGTGAACAATTTCCGCCTACAGAAATAAGAACAGACAAACCTACCCCAtacaactaaataaataagGCTACCTTTCATCCCTTGTAGCGCATTTGTATTATATTTCAATTTATATGGGAAATTACATTGTTCGGACAGTTTCAACTACGTGTTTACTTTTAATCAGTTTAgatgtttttaatcttttttttttttttttattgttgcacACCCCACCTGGTCTCCGTTGCTTAACTTATAGCAGCCACGTGACATATTATGTTACTGTGTATATGAGTCGCATTTGGAGTCTCGCGATTGCCCAATTTCCCATGGTAACTGAAGGAAACATAAGGCCATTCCCTGCCGTTTCAAGGTCCCAGAAACAGAACAACGCAGGTTCGGGACCCCCTCGCAGTGCAGCGGGCCAGCCTGGTGGTAACACTCCCAGGGCTGTTTGCAGTGGCATGCGTTTTTCCAGCGCAGTGGGTGAAGCCTGTAATGCACTGCTGGGTGTGAAAGTTACAAAGCTCAGGGGCTCCCTCTGGTGGTGGATGAGGACGGCAGGAGGTGTTCAGAGGCGGAAATGTTTCAGAGGtctataaagaaaaaaaaaaggcaatttcaTGGCAGACTGTTCCTAAAATCAGGACACGGGCATTCATAACTATCAGGCCATTGATAACCGGCGGCAACCAGAACAAGAAAGGActctaatgataataatgatattaataataataatattttgtagTAAAAAAGTCTGAATGTGGAAGCTATAGAAAAGCTTTTAATAATTATCGGAGGTAGaggtaataaaaataactgctacatttaacctttttaatgtaaaatagtaaaatggAACAACGCAATGAGAACTCAGAATCCACACACTATGCAGCACAAGTTGTTCTGAATAATATTAGCTAATTAACTAGTTAATTAACTACCAGTAATTATTAATTAGCATTGATTTACTTCCTTTTATTGTAGGATTGTACATGCACAAGTCCAGAATAAATGTACCTAAAACTGAAGATTCTTTGGGTCAAGGTGCAGCCTTGTTCGGTGGttgaaagtaactgagtacatttagCAAGTACACTTTTGAAGTACTTATAccttacttgagtatttctgtgttttgctgctttATGCTTCagtttcactacatttcagattgaaatattgtacttttagtTCGCAACTACAGTTACTAgatactttcattttatttaacttaGAAAGTCCTGCACACCCGCACAGGTGTTTTCACGTATGGTGGCTGATGAGAACTCAGGCTGAGTTTGTGCAAAGCTATGACAGGGATTACATGGGAGCCCCCCGAAATCCATGTCCTAATAATGTGTCAAAAAGATGTCACCTGACCCGCCTGTACACACCCCTAGGCTcctgagaaaagagaaaagctgtAATCAGGCAAAGTTACGTCCCACCTGTGGGGCTGGACCaggggtgtatttttttttttttttttcataaactaCCGAATAGTATGGTATAAATAGTATAAACTGGATCCACCTCAagcataaacattaaaaatgttgcttacatGTTAAAACATATTAATAATCCATTAATGTAACATTAACAAGGATGAATTCTACATAATGAATACTTTGCTGATAATAccactgtatttttacttaagtgaatTTTGAAGGGAGGGCTGTAACTTGTAACAGAGTACGTTTCATCTGAGTACTTCTTGCACCACTGGCTTTGCTCATGAACATTCTTATCCAAAATCTAACAAATCTGACCTGCCAGCTATCCCTATCGAAATTACAACATACATCAGCAGTATTTGTCACACTTGTCTTACAGGTGTCCCATCAAGAATCACACGCAGGCAGCTATTTATTAATCAATAGATTTTATTTACAGAACATAAAAGTATGCAGGTGAACTGTTTCATAGCATTCTGAGAGCAGGAAAATATTTCCTCCACAGATCAATAGAAAGATTGAATTTACAAACAGTGAACTGAATACAGACTTTTCAGCCAAAGACCAATTACGACAATCCAGAGTCACAGCCTTGATCATCTTTTGGAGTTTGATCCCGAAAACAACCCAGCATTTCATCTAACACAGGTCAGCCCCTTACGTCGTCAAACAACTGACAGTTTAAATGTAGTCAACGCTTTGTGAAATAAATGCCATTGAAGAAAGTAAACCACTGAGTCTTGTAGAATTAGACTGTGATGACATACATGGAAACAAGCAGAGTAGTTAGTGTTTCAATAGCCGGAAAGATTCACATATAAAAGACTGGATATGGTAATAAAACATACACTATGTGCTAAAACTAAGGAAAGGTCCACAATGTCCACCCTACCCTCAACATTCTCTTTCACCATTCCCAAGCCTACAGTACATCCAAGTCTATACTGAGAGTGGTTGAAAGTTAATGTGGCAGgctcagtttgtttcttttagtcatattattttgtatttaataaaCCCAGCTGTGACTTGAAGAAGACGCATGGCTACGATTGCTTGTGTGTCCTGCTGCTGTCCGGTCCGTCTCCAGGTGAGTTTTTACATACAGTGGGTTAGTAGTAGTTAGCTGCTTttaataaacaaacagcaaaacaaagttaaaaaaaaaaacaaacataaaatgcatACCATAATGACCACATCTAGCAAatttctccctcccctcccctccccaacAGGACACCCCTCCCCTTATACACGCTTGtacaagcagcagcagttggcaaaagcctcccaaaaaaaaaaaaaaaatcaatggacAAAGAAAGCCAGGTGAGTAGATCTAAAACCTCTGCCCATGCATTTCAACAGTAGTGAGTAAGGACAAAGACGAGCCATTTCATTACTAGGGTGCATTTAAATCACCACTTGTCAGCAGTTGTATTTTCctttactttatatttatgtttattttataatttatatgtatatgtatatgtgtatgtatatatatatatatattatatatatacacacacacatacatatatatatatacacacatatatatatatatccatacacacacatatttaagACTGTGTcctttaaatgcaaatgaagtAGGAAGAGGTCTTGGCGGAACATGAGGAGTTGTGTTCACACTTGACTTCCAATTGTGTCTCCACTTGTTAGGCGGCTCTacacttcatttttgtttccagCATAAAGCCTGGTCCATGTCTTGGCTGtagagtggaaaaacaaaacaaaaaaaacaaaaccaaacaaaaaaaacaaaaacagaataataagaTGAGCTGTATAGAATTTACCAATATAGCTCCAAACCACAATTAGTGTCACAGGACTTGTATTGTAAAGACCTCTCCATACACACCATCTTACCACCAGCAACCACCTTCaccatatttttttaaacaaaattttattgtgaaaatggaTGTTGAATTCTGAATATATCCTATAAATTCTAAATGACATTTTCACCTTTATAACTAAACTAGGAGACGCCAACCATTAATAGTGCTTGCAGctttgattttcagtttttatgtaattaaTGCAATAACCACAAATGACCACAAGGAACCCCTCTTACATCCCTTTTATGCCACTGTATCCTGTCACAAAGTGAGGACAGAGTAAGAGACAATGGAAGAACTTACTTGAAATTCGAAAGATgttagttttttaattttaattttttttttttaatgaaaactatATTTTGAGTTCATATTTAGTGTTCATTAAACAATGTTAGAGTATTGTAGTTTCATCATATTTTAGTCattgtataaaataaatatatggaaTAGATAAGTCTGGGCAAGATAGTCAAAAAGAGACACAGCTCTGAATACAAAAATCTGCCTGGAAATGTCAAGTAAAACATAtattgtgttttgcttttgtgtatgtatgtgtgtatttagcCTGGATATTCCTTTAATCCAAATGACAGAGGGGGAAGTGAAAGGTGCACTAGACAAGAGCTGAATATAAAGTGGAATAACCCCGCCGTTGAACGCGGACAGATCACAGTTCTCACCTGTTTCTATGGCTTCAGCTTCATTGGACTTCCACTTCTCTGCAACGTCATTTGCTAGGGGATCATCAGGGTTGGGTGCACTTAGTAATGCCTGGATTGATAGCAGCACTGTGCGAATCTGCAGAGCTGGTGAccatttatctgaaaaaaataaacaaattaacaaataaaaaaaacacagggattAATAAGACTAAAGTGGAGGCCAAGAAAAGCAGTGGGACAATTGAGGATAAGATGTTGaatgtagagaaagaaaaaaagagagtaaaagaaGCAGCACAGGAATAGTGTATCTATTTTGAGCTGCGGGGGCAGTGAGGAGGCAGTGGTGATACGCAGCAGTAGTGGCAGAAATCTCCAGTTAGGGGTCACAAGCGTAGCGTAAGAGGCCCTTGATCTTTTGGGCAAGATGAAATTGGCAAATCCCTCACTTCATTCACAGGCCAAACACCACAGAACAAGATACATACAGGCTTTCCTACACTAACAAGCCTGACTaaacagagcaaagagagaaCAGATGCAAAGTACCTATTATAGCTGCTTGGGAAGAaactgattttctgtcaattgttATTTTAAGCTATCAGAGGAAGAACACAGGTCTTTTAAGgcaaaacacactgtatgcCACACATAACAGCTGGAGACTTATGAAAATGGGTTCCACGTCAGACAAAAGGACATGAAACCCACAATCTTCTATGTGCCTAAGCAGTAACTGTCACATTATAATGTACTGACTTACCTTTCAAAATGTCTAGACATATTCTTCCCAACTTGTCCACATTGGGATGATATATTTTGGTCATGAAGCGTACTTTAGGAGCTGCCATGGGATATTCCTCTGGTAAAAAGAGTTCAAGTTTAAATGTGCCCCCCTCAAAAGGGGAGTCCTGAGGTCCAGCAATGACCACATGAAAGTAGCGGGCGTTGCTTTCATCTGGCTCTGCCTTGATGCCTGGCACAGGCTCTGCAAGCAAACGCTGAGTTTCCTggtatagaaaaagaaagaaagagaaaactaaCTGATTAAATCACTACCGTAAGGCCCCGTTCAGACATATGCACAACATCTAGTGTTAAAGCAGGGCGGGAGAGCAATGCGTTGTTCCTTTTGTAAACGGTAGATGCATAAAGGTATGTTTATGTGACAATTACTAGCCAGTTCTTTAAACAATAAAACCGTTTTCTTACTTTCTGTCTGCCCAAAAACTTTTGAGATAATTGCTGCagctaatggttattttcattatcaactaatctgcagattattttttcaattgatCAATAAGTGAtttagtctattaaatgtcaaacagcagctataaaaaaaaaaaaaaaaaaaaaaaaaaaaaaaagcccatcgCCACTTCCGAGTCCTGCGTGgagtctttaaatgtcttgttttgttcgatCGACAGATATTGAGTTTACtatgatgtaaaacagagaaaagcagaaccTACTCTCACTTGAGAGGGAGACAGctgagaatatttggcattctTTGACTACTATTTTGCTTGAAACTGactttgacatttaaatataatatcaaaGATCTAAGAActactgaaaaaacaacaaccaagatatctgacaaaaatgtgtgttacATATCTTATGGTTTTGTGTCTGAGGTACTTTGTGCTCATCTCCTTTAGTGATTGCAGCCACTTGGAGCCAGTGTACTGTTTAATACATTATGAGAACTACAAATAAAGATGTGATTCATACACAGCTACACCTGTACCAAGCATTACAGCTAACTGCATTGGTGGAAACTACACATAATAGTGTTGAACTGAGTTTAAAAATATCCTCAGGATTTTTTATTGGATATTGGTAAAAcctgtttaaaaattaaattatttattaaaaaagatttATAAAAGCTCTCGCCCACACAAGagagctgcaaaaaaaagttgtgtcaTTATTATTCTAACACCAGAGATGGAAGGTAGGATGTGGACTGTAGTGTGCTTGGCTTTTATCCATTAACACAGAGGAGACGGTGGCGTGGACTGCAATAGTGGCTCAATGCTGTGAGGCTGAAGACTCTGCGCAGTATGTAACTGTCTTTTAGAGGTGACACTGACTCAGCCCCCACGCCACAGGAGACCATTACTGCCACTCCCGCAGCAAGGCTACTCCCAACTCATACTGACAGCCAAGAGGcctaaagaaacacacacacctttgctcTAAAAGAGGAGCAGATATCTGGCTTGCGGTACGCACAAGGCAGCCCAAGCGACACACCTAAGAGATGCCTTCAACAAGGAAACTACATTCAAGCTCACTGCTTTGCACGTCATTATTATCTTCACTGTATACTCTGCATTCTCCAAACTGTAGTACTGATAACACAACACAGAACACATTTCCTGCTATATAAGGCCCTTTGATCCTTATCATAACCTATAACcaactatgtataaaaaaaacatagtacCAAATAAAGCCTGTCAACAGCCGCCACTCTTCTCCTGAATGCAACTGTGAGTGAGATTCCTGAAATGTTTCAGATAACCCACAGACAAAACCatgcagtgaaaacacagacaggagaggGGCTCCCATTCCCAGTCACACGCTCTGAGGGCTCAAGGGCTCGGTCCACCAAGTACTGTTCCCAGCCTTCCCACCTTTTCCCACCAACAGCCTGTCTGTGGTTTGCTTACTCACCCACCTGCGCAACCTCCTCTTAGCCACCATTCATGTTCCTATAATGCACTTTTGATgcatatatatcaatataagGTAGGCCCAGTTCCTTTACAAATCAGGCAAGCTGTATCAATAGTAGGATAAATAAACAATTGTGAATGAACgttattttcaaatataataataatatatttataaatataaatatacagctATCGCACTGATGGGTTTCCTATGGAAAAATATGAAGGTAATGTTGCTTCAGTGTGGCTTGTCTATTACCACCACAGTTCAGCAGGagttaaaac from the Xiphias gladius isolate SHS-SW01 ecotype Sanya breed wild chromosome 8, ASM1685928v1, whole genome shotgun sequence genome contains:
- the ube2na gene encoding ubiquitin-conjugating enzyme E2Na — its product is MAGLPRRIVKETQRLLAEPVPGIKAEPDESNARYFHVVIAGPQDSPFEGGTFKLELFLPEEYPMAAPKVRFMTKIYHPNVDKLGRICLDILKDKWSPALQIRTVLLSIQALLSAPNPDDPLANDVAEKWKSNEAEAIETAKTWTRLYAGNKNEV